The DNA region ACCTCGGCATCCGTGGCTTCGGGCCGCCCGAAGCGGATGTTCTCGCGCGCCGAGGCGGCAAAGATCACCGGATCCTGCGGCACCAGCGCAATCGCCTTGCGGAAATCCGCGCGGGCCATATCCCGCAGGTCGATCCCGTCCAGCGTGATCCGGCCTTCCTGCGGGTCATAGAACCGCTGCAACAACTGCAGGATCGTGGTCTTGCCCGCACCCGAAGGCCCGACCAGCGCAACCGTCTCGCCCGGCGCCACATGCAGGCTCACGCCATCCAGCGCCGAAACCGTGGGCCGCGCCGGATAGCGGAACCGCACGTCCTGGAACGCGATCTCGCCCCGCACCGGCCGCGGCAGCGCCACCGGCCGCACAGGGTCTTGCACCGTGTCCTCCGTGTGCAGGATCTCGATCAGCCGCTCCGTCGCCCCCGAAGCGCGCTGCAACTCGCCCCAAATCTCCGAAAGCGCCCCGACCGACCCCGCCACCATCACCGAATAGATCACGAACTGCACCAGCTCGCCCGGCGTCATGCCCCCGGCCCGCACATCCCGCGCGCCGATCCACAAGACGCCCACGATGCCGGTGAACACCAGGAAGATCACGATCACCGTCATCACCGACCGCGTGCCGATCCGCGCCTTGGCCGACAGATAGGCCTTCTCGGTCACCTCGCCGAAATCGCGCTGCGTCAGCCCTTCATGCGTGAAGGCCTGCACCGTCTGCACCGCCGTCAACGCCTCGCTGGCCGACCCCGAGGACGAGGCGATCCAGTCCTGGTTCTCGCGGCTGAGCTGCCGCAGCCGCCGCCCCAGCACCACGATCGGCACCACCACCAGCGGCACCAGCAACAGCACCAGCCCGGTCAGCTTTGCCGAGGTCAGGAACAGCAGCACGAGCCCGCCCACCAGAGTCAGCAGATTGCGCAGCGCGACCGAGATCGACGAGCCGATCACCGACAGGATCAGCGTCGTGTCCGTGGTGATCCGGCTCAGCACCTCGCCGGTCAGGATGCGCTCGTAGAAGGCCGGCGACATGCCGATCACCCGGTCGAACACCGCCTTGCGGATATCGGCCACCACCCGCTCACCCAGGCGCGTCACGAAGTAGTAGCGCAGCCCCGTCCCCAGGGCGAGCAGCGCGGCAATCGCCAGCGCCGCGCCGAAATACTGGTCCAGAAGCTCTGCATCCGCGGCGCCGAACCCGTCCACCACCCGCCGCACCGCCAAGGGCAGGATCAGGCTGACCGCCGCCGTCAGGACCAGAGCCGCACCGGCAATCGCCGCATAGGACCGGTAGGGCCGGATGAACGGCACCAGACCGCGCAGCGCCCCCACCCTCTTCGACCCAGGGCGCACCTCAGACGTGTTATCGGCCATGCTCGCTTCCTTTCGCGCCCCGGCGATCTAGGCCGTTGCTCCCGCCGGGGCAAGCGGCGCGGTTGCCGCGCCCCCTTTTCCCGCCGACCTCCGCATGTCACCAAGGGCCGGACCGGAGGTTCCGCCCATGTCCACGCATTTCACCGCCCCCGACGGCGCCCGCCTCGCCTATGACGACCGCGGCGAAGGCCTGCCCCTTCTTTGCCTGTCCGGCCTGACCCGCACGATGCACGATTTCGGCTATCTCATGCCCCACTTGCCGCCCCTGCGGCTCATCCGCATGGATTACCGCGGCCGCGGCGCATCGGACTGGACCGGCGCCACCACCTACACCGTCCCGCAAGAGGCCGCCGATGCCATTGCCCTGCTCGACCACCTGGGCGTGGACAAGGCCGCCCTCCTCGGTACCTCGCGCGGCGGCCTGATCGGCCTGTATCTCGCCGCCACCGCAAAACACCGCCTCCGCGGCCTCTGCCTCAACGACATAGGGCCAGAGGTCGCCCGCCCCGGCCTGACCCGCATCTTCGACTATGTCGGGCGCAACCCCGTGGCAAAGACCCACGCCGCCCTGGCCGAAGCCTCGCCCCGCCACATGACGGGCTTTGCCCATGTCCCGCCAGACCGCTGGCTCAACGAGGCGCGGCTGCACTACCGCGAAACGCCACAGGGCCTGCGCATCACCTACGACCCCACCCTGCGCGACAGCTTCCTTGCCGCCTTCGACGGCCCCCCTGCCGATCTCTGGCCGCTTTTCGACGCCTGCGCCGGCCTGCCCCTCGCCCTGATCCGCGGCGCCAATTCCGATCTCCTGTCCCCCGAAACCACAGACGAGATGCGCCGCCGCCGCCCCGACCTGATTCTGGCCGAAGTCCCCGACCGCGCCCATGTCCCCTTCCTGGACGAGCCCGAAAGCCTGGCCGCGATCCAGGCCTTCCTGAAAGCCGTGCAATGACCTCCCTCGCCCTCATCGAAGCCGCCGCCGCCCGCCTGCAGGGCCATGCCCGCCGCACGCCGCTCCTGAACGCCCCGCTGCTCGACCGCATCGCCGGGCGCCGCGTCTTCGTAAAGGCCGAATGCCTGCAACTGACCGGCTCGTTCAAGTTCCGCGGCGGCTGGTCGGCGGTCTCTGCCCTGCCACCCGAAATCCGTGCGAAGGGCGTGGTGGCCTATTCCTCTGGCAACCACGCCCTGGGAGTGGCGCTCGCAGCCGCCATGCACGGTGTTCCTTCGGTCATCATCATGCCGGCCGACGCCCCGCCGGTGAAGATCGCCAACACCCGCGCCTATGGCGCAGAGGTCGTCACCTACGACCGCGACACCGAAAGCCGCGAGGATATCGGCACCGCCCTGTCCACCGAACGCGGCCTTACACTCATCAAGCCCTATGACGAACCCCAGGTCATTGCCGGCCAGGGCACCTGCGGCCTGGAAATCGCCGAACAGGCGGCTGCGGCCGGCATTTCCGAAGCCCCCGTCCTCACCTGCTGCGGCGGCGGCGGCCTGACCGCCGGCATCGCGCTCGCGCTCCAGGCCCGCGCCCCCGGCCTCACCGTCCACCCATGCGAGCCCGAAGGCTTCGACGACACTGCCCGCAGCCTCGCCGCCGGGCAGATCCTGCGCAACGCCCGCCCCTCCGGCTCGATCTGCGATGCCATCGTCACCCCCGAACCTGGGCGGATCACCTTCCCCATCCTCCAACGCCTCTGCGGTGCAGGCCTCGTCGCCACCGATGAAGAGGCCCTGCGCGCCATGGCCCTGGCCTTCACCCATCTGCGCATCGTGCTGGAACCGGGCGGCGCCATCGCGCTGGCCGCGGCCCTGTTCCACGCCGACGCCCTGGGGTCCGACACCGCGATCTGCACCGCCTCGGGTGGCAACGTCGATCCAGGCCTGTTCCGGCAGGCGCTGGATCGCTTCGCCTGATCTTGCCATTTTCGAACATTCTCGTGGCATCTGACCCGGAATAAGAGCGCTGACTCAGAAGGACTCGAACATTTGCCCCTGATCTGGCTCGACGACATCCGCCTGAATGCCACCCTGACCGGACCCGATGGCGCCCCGGCCCTCGTCCTGATCCACGGCCTTGGCCTGTCCTCCGCCGGCTTCGACCCGATCCTGCCCTTCCTCCCCACCAAGCTGCGCGTTCTCACCTTCGATCTGCGCGGCCACGGGCAATCGGACGTGCCTGCCGCGCCCTACAGTATGGGCCAGCTCATCCGAGACACCGAACGTGCGATCGACCACTTCGGCCTGAAGGAGACCGTCGTTCTGGGCCATTCCCTTGGCGGCCTCATTGCCCAGGGCCTTGCCACCAAGCGGCTCGACCTCGTGCGCGGCCTGATCCTCTCCAACACCGCCGCCCGACTTGGAAATGCCGATCTCTGGAACGCCCGCATCGCAGCCTTCCGCGAATCCGGCATCGACGGCATCCGCGATTCAAGCCTGGAACGGTGGTTCGGTCGCAACTGGCGCACCGCCCCCGGCGTTGCGGCCGCCGCGGCACTGCTGGACGCCGCCCATCCCGAAGGCTGGCTCGGCGCCGCCGCCGCGATCTCGGGCGCGGATTTCTACACCACCACCGCCGCCCTCCGCTTGCCCGCCCTGTTCATCGCCGGCGCCAATGACGGCTCCACTCCGCCCGACCTCATGCGCGAATCCGCAGACCTGATCCCCGGCGCAGAGTTTCGCCTGGTCCGCGGCGCAGGCCACATGACCTTCCTCGAAAAGCCGCAGGAGTACGCCCAGGTGCTCACCGATTTCCTCACCCGCATCGGCCATGTCTGACCTGATCCTCGTCCACGGCGCCGGCCATGGCGCCTGGTGCTGGGATCTTGTCCTCCCCGAACTCGCGGCCCTCGGCCTGCCGGCCCGTGCCCTTGACCTGCCGGGCCATGGACAAGACCGCACCCCACCCGCCGACATCACGCTCGACCTCTATGCCACGGCCATTCTCTCCCGGATCGACCGCCCGGCGGTCCTTGTGGGCCATTCCGCCGGCGGTTTCGCCATCGCCGCCGCCGCGCAAAGGCGCCCCGACCTGGTCAGCCGTCTGATCTACCTCACCGCCTGGATACCGGCCCCCGGCCAAAGCCTCGCAGACCTCCGCCGCGCGGCCCGGCCCACCGCGCTCACCCGCGCGCTTCGCCCCTCGCCAGACCGCCTGACCTACAGCTTCGCCCCCGAAACCTATGCCGACACCTTCGCCCATGACGCCCCGACCGATCGGATCGCCCGCGCGCGCGCGAACCTCTGCCCGGAACCCGTTGCCCCGCACGAAACCCCGCTGACGGCCCTGCCCGACACCCCCGCCTTCGCCCTTTTCTGCGATGATGACCGCGCCATCCCGCCCGCGCTCCAGCGCGCCATGGCCCATGCCATCCCCGCCCGGCGCACCGCCAGCCTGCCCACCTCCCACTCCCCCTTCCTCAGCCAGCCGCAGGCGCTGGCCCAGACCCTCGCCCGCCTCGCGACCTCCCCCGCCTGATCCCATCCGCGGCATGAGCGTGTCGCTTTCCGCCATGCCGGCTGCGGCCGCCGCCCCTAGCCTCGCGCCACCCGCATTTCTGTCCGGAAACATCCTGCGGGGGGTCCGGGGGCGCACAGCCCCCCGGCGACCAGCCAAGGGGGCACGCGATGAAGCTGAAAGACCTCGAAATCTTCGTCGTGGCCCCGCCTTTCCCCGGCTGGGGCGGCCGCTACTGGATCTTCCCGAAGCTCACCACAGACACCGGCATCACGGGCTATGGCGAATGCTACGCCTCCACTGTCGGGCCAAAGGCGATGCAGGCCGTCATCGAGGACGTGTTCGAACGGCACATGCTGGGCGAAAACCCGGAAAACATCGAACTGATGTTCCGCCGCGCCTATTCCTCGGGCTTCACCCAACGCCCCGACCCCACGGTAATGGGCGCCTTCGCGGGGCTGGAAATCGCTTGCTGGGACATCCTCGGCAAGGCCCGCAACCGCCCGGTCTGGGCACTGCTCGGCGGCCGCATGAACGACCGCATCCGCAGCTATACCTATCTCTACCCCGAACCCGGCAAGGAATCGGCCGAATTCTGGGTCAGCCCCGAAGCCGCCGCCGAAGCCGCGATCCGCTTCGTCGACATGGGCTTCACCGCGGTCAAGTTCGATCCCGCCGGCCCCTATACCATCCGCGGCGGCCACGAACCCGCGATGTCCGACATCTCCCGCTCCGTGGCCTTCTGCAAAGCCATCCGCGAGGCGGTGGGCGACCGCGCTGACCTCCTCTTTGGCACCCACGGCCAGTTCACCACGCCCGGCGCCATCCGCATGGGCCGGGAACTGGAGCCCTACAACCCCCTCTGGTACGAAGAACCCATCCCGCCCGACAACCTGCTGGAATTCGCGGCCGTCGCCGCTCAGGTCCGCGTGCCCCTCGCCACCGGCGAAAGGCTTACGACGAAATACGAATTCGGCACCCTCCTCCGCGCCGGCGGGGTGAAGATCCTGCAACCCGCGCTCGGTCGCGTCGGCGGCATCTGGGAAGCCAAGAAGATCGCCGCCATGGCCGAAATCTTCAACGCCGAGATGGCGCCGCACCTCTATGCCGGCCCCGTGGAATGGGCCGCCAACGTCCACTTCGCCGCCTCGATCCCCAACCTCCTGATCGCGGAAACCATCGAGACCGGCGGTGCCTTCCACTTGAAGCTCATCCGCAACTCGATCCGCTGGGACGACGGCTACATCCTTCCGCCCGAAGCCCCCGGCCTTGGCATCGACTTCGACGAGGACCTCGCCCGCGCCCATCCTTTCACGGGCACCGGCCTGCATCTCCAGATGCAGGAGGCGCCCTGCGACTATCGGCACGGCAACCGGTTCGAAGGTGGCGCGCCGCGGAAAGAAGGCGACTAGGCTTGCCAAGCCCGCCCCGCCGCGCCACAAGCGCCAGACCGGAGGACCGACCATGAGCCGCAAGTACAACAACACCACCCTGCAGGGCGACATCGTGCTCGACGGGGCCACCTTCGACAAGGTCACGTTCAAGGGCGCGACCCTGATCTTCAAGGGCGGCCAGCCGCCCACCTTCACCGAATGCGCCTTCCACTCCGACGTGCGCTTTTCCTTCGACGGCCACGCCGGCAATACCGTCGCCTTCATCCGCTCCATGCGCAACAACACGCGCTGGATCGCGATGATCAAGCAGATGCTGGGGATGAGCTGAACCGCTGGCGGCCCCGGGAGGATTCGAACCCCCGACCTACTGCTTAGAAGGCAGCTGCTCTATCCAGCTGAGCTACGGGACCGCTGCCCGCCTTTTGCGTCACCGGGGCCGCGCGCGCAAGGGCCGCGTCACCCGATCAGACGGGTCATGTAGACCGAGTTCGGGTCCAGCACATAGCCGTCGAAGGGCGGACATTCCAGGAACCCCGCCCGCGCATAAAGCCCGCGCGCCGGGGCAAAGGCGTCCTGCGATCCGGTCTCCAGCGACAGGCGGAGAATGCCCGCCGCCCGCGCCTCGGCCACCAGATGATCCAGCATCGCCCGGCTCAGGCCCCGCCCGCGATGCTCGGCCAGCACATGCATCGACTTGATTTCGGCATGGGTCCCGTCAATCCGCTTGAACGCCCCCATGGCCAGCGGCACGCCACCGTCGCGCAGCACGAAGAAGGAAATCCCCGGCGCTTCAAGCGCGCCGCGGTCCATCATGTGAATGCTCTCGGGTGGCGTGTCGGCGTGCATGTCCGCGGTGTGCCGCTCGAACAGCAGGCCCAGGTCCGGCGTCAGCGGGCTTTCCGCCGCGATCGACACCGCCATCAATGCGTCCAGGCGCCCTTGCGGTCGGTGGCAAAGTTCTCGCCATAGCCGCGCGGCCGGATCACCGGCTTGCGCTGGTGCGGCTCGGTCACCGTGACCTCGATCCCCTTGGCCTTGGCATAGGCCAGCGCCTCTTCCTTGGTCTCGAACCGCAGCCGCACCTGGGTCTGCGTATCGCTCGACGAGGTCCAGCCCATCAGCGGATCGACCTCGCGCGCCGAGCTTTGCCCGTATTCCAGAACCCAGGCATGGGTCTTGGCGGTGCCCGATTGCATGGCGGTCTTGGCCGGCTGATAGATGCGCGCGCGCATGGAGTCGCTCCACGTAGGTTCCCTGCGCCGATAAAGCGGATCAGCCCCCCCCGACGCAAGAGGCTATTCGGCCGCGCCGCCCCCGTCAGGCCTCAGGATTCGGCGGCCCGTTGCTGCCGCGCCGCTTCATAGGCCGCATATGCCGCCTCGAAGTCCTCGTTTGTGCCGCCATGGTCGGGATGCGCCTCCATCATCCGGCGCCGCAGACGCTCCAGTTCGGCATCGGTGATGCGCGTCTCTCGCGGCGGGTCCATCGCCGGTCCGGGATCGATCTCGGGCAAATCCAGCCCCTCGTCCCAGGAGGGCGTCCAGCGCATCCCGTACCGGGCCAGGGCCATGCTGTGCAGTTTCCGGTAAGTCTCGACCGAAGAATAATACACAGGCTCATCGGGCGGCGCCCCTTCCCAGGTGCGCACCACGTCGATCTGTGACTGCGGCACCCGCCGCAACGGCCCGGTCTCTCCACCCGCCCCGGACGCCGGACTCAAATCCTCCGTCGTTTCGGTATCCACCGTGACACCAGAGCCTTCGTAAATGGCAACTTCCGCAACCGTGACCGAATGTACGCGAAACCGCATCAACGCGTGGGTGTGCGCGGGAATGCAATAAAGAAAAGGACTGCTTCGAACCAGCGGAGCGCGCACCAATAAATCCTCCGGCACGTCAGACCTCATCTTGCCAGCAGGATCACATTTTTTCAACGCAAACCCGGCCTGCGGCCCAAGACCCGGTGAATTGCCGTTGCGACAACGATTGCCCGGCTCCCCGCGAATCGCCTAGGTTCCCGCAAAACGCCATGTGAAAGGATGTCAGGAAAATGCCCTTCACGCTGACCGACGCCGACGATTCCTTCCCCACCGGCCCGCAAGACAACTCCGGCGACGATGCGATCAACGCTCTGCTGGGCAATGACACGGTTCTTGCCGGCACGGGCAACGATACCGTCGTTGGCGGCGGCGGCAATGACAGCATCCTGGGCGAGGCCGGAGACGACCTGATCGACGGCAATGGCGACAACGACACCGTCTATGGCGGCGACGGCGGCGATGTCCTGGGCGGGCAAGAGGGCAACGACCGTCTCTATGGCGACGCCGGCGATGACCAGGTGTCAGGCGGTATCGGCAACGATTTCCTCTATGGCGGGCTGAACCGGGACACGCTGTTCGGCGAGGGCGGCAATGACCGCCTCCTTGCCGGGGAGGATGACGATTCCCTCAGCGGCGGCGCCGGATTCGACACGCTGTATGGCGGGGGCGGCAACGACACCCTGTCCTTCGGGCTGGATGGCGACAGCGCCTTCGGCGACGGCGGCAACGACCTCTTCCAGCTCGACACCCCCGGCACCGGCGTAGCCGATGGCGGCGCGGGCCGTGACAGCATCACCGGCGGCACGACCTTCGACCTCACCGGCGTGACGCCGACGGGCATCGAGACGCTTCTCGTTTCCCAAGGGCTGATCGGTGTCACCAATGTCGTCGCCACCGCCGCGCAATATGCCCAGTTCATCCGGATCGAGGATACGTTCGCCCTCTCCGACGTCACGCGCCTCGGCATCACGACCGACGGCGCGGTGGACTTCTCCGCCAAACTCGCGCCGGGACTGAAGCTGTACGTCACCCTTGCCAATGGCATCGGTTCGGATGTGGTTGGCGGCCGATGGGCCGACACCATTGTCGGCGGCATCGGCAATGATACGATTTCCGGCTCCTCGGGCGCTGACAGCCTGATTGGCGGCGAAGGCGCCAACCTGATCGACGGCGGCACCGGCATCGACACGATGGAAGGCGGCTCGGGCAACGACACATTCCGCGTCCAGGAACAGGCCGATGTCATCACCGGCAATGGCGGCTTCGACGAGGTCTGGACGGACCTTTCCACCTATACCGTCCACCAGTTCATCAGCCGCGCGGTCTACGCCGGCGCCAGCGACTGGCGGTGCATCGGCTCCACCGGCCTTGGCAGCACGGGCGATAACGAAATCGTCGGTGGCGCCGGCAGCGACACGCTGAACGGCGGCAACGGCACCTTTTCGGGCAACGACAAGCTCTACGGCAACGAAGGCAACGACCGCCTGATCGGCGGCTTCGGCTTCGACCTGCTCGATGGCGGCCTTGGCAACGACACGATGATTGGTGGCAACGACAACGACACCTATGTCGTCAACAGCGCACTCGACAGCATCGTGGAAGCCTTCGGCGGCGGCACCGACACGGTGCAGACCAACCTGTCCTATGTCCTTGGCGCCGAACTGGAAAACCTCACCCTCACCGGCAGCGCCAACCGCAACGGCACCGGCAACGCGCTGGACAACCTGCTCACCGGCAACGCTGGCGCCAACCTGCTTTCGGGCCAGGACGGCAACGACACGCTGCAAGGCAATGCCGGGGCCGACACGCTGACCGGCGGCCTCGGCGCCGACCGCTTCATCTTCACCGCCCTCGCCCAAAGCCCCGCCATCCCAGGCGCCCATGACGAGATCGCCGACTTCTCCTCCGCCCAGGGCGACCGCATCGACCTCTCGGCCCTCGACCCCCTGCCCGCCGCCGGCGACCAGGCCTTCGCGCTGGACCTGAACGGCGATTTCGCCCGCGGCGAGATCCGGCTC from Neotabrizicola shimadae includes:
- a CDS encoding ABC transporter transmembrane domain-containing protein, with amino-acid sequence MADNTSEVRPGSKRVGALRGLVPFIRPYRSYAAIAGAALVLTAAVSLILPLAVRRVVDGFGAADAELLDQYFGAALAIAALLALGTGLRYYFVTRLGERVVADIRKAVFDRVIGMSPAFYERILTGEVLSRITTDTTLILSVIGSSISVALRNLLTLVGGLVLLFLTSAKLTGLVLLLVPLVVVPIVVLGRRLRQLSRENQDWIASSSGSASEALTAVQTVQAFTHEGLTQRDFGEVTEKAYLSAKARIGTRSVMTVIVIFLVFTGIVGVLWIGARDVRAGGMTPGELVQFVIYSVMVAGSVGALSEIWGELQRASGATERLIEILHTEDTVQDPVRPVALPRPVRGEIAFQDVRFRYPARPTVSALDGVSLHVAPGETVALVGPSGAGKTTILQLLQRFYDPQEGRITLDGIDLRDMARADFRKAIALVPQDPVIFAASARENIRFGRPEATDAEVEAAAKAAAAHEFLVALPEGYDTWLGERGVMLSGGQRQRVAIARAILRDASVLLLDEATSALDAESERAVQAAVERMGEGRTVLVVAHRLATVKRADRIVVFEHGRIVAQGTHDELVAGGGLYARLARLQFTDGQA
- a CDS encoding alpha/beta fold hydrolase — its product is MSTHFTAPDGARLAYDDRGEGLPLLCLSGLTRTMHDFGYLMPHLPPLRLIRMDYRGRGASDWTGATTYTVPQEAADAIALLDHLGVDKAALLGTSRGGLIGLYLAATAKHRLRGLCLNDIGPEVARPGLTRIFDYVGRNPVAKTHAALAEASPRHMTGFAHVPPDRWLNEARLHYRETPQGLRITYDPTLRDSFLAAFDGPPADLWPLFDACAGLPLALIRGANSDLLSPETTDEMRRRRPDLILAEVPDRAHVPFLDEPESLAAIQAFLKAVQ
- a CDS encoding threonine ammonia-lyase — its product is MTSLALIEAAAARLQGHARRTPLLNAPLLDRIAGRRVFVKAECLQLTGSFKFRGGWSAVSALPPEIRAKGVVAYSSGNHALGVALAAAMHGVPSVIIMPADAPPVKIANTRAYGAEVVTYDRDTESREDIGTALSTERGLTLIKPYDEPQVIAGQGTCGLEIAEQAAAAGISEAPVLTCCGGGGLTAGIALALQARAPGLTVHPCEPEGFDDTARSLAAGQILRNARPSGSICDAIVTPEPGRITFPILQRLCGAGLVATDEEALRAMALAFTHLRIVLEPGGAIALAAALFHADALGSDTAICTASGGNVDPGLFRQALDRFA
- a CDS encoding alpha/beta fold hydrolase; its protein translation is MPLIWLDDIRLNATLTGPDGAPALVLIHGLGLSSAGFDPILPFLPTKLRVLTFDLRGHGQSDVPAAPYSMGQLIRDTERAIDHFGLKETVVLGHSLGGLIAQGLATKRLDLVRGLILSNTAARLGNADLWNARIAAFRESGIDGIRDSSLERWFGRNWRTAPGVAAAAALLDAAHPEGWLGAAAAISGADFYTTTAALRLPALFIAGANDGSTPPDLMRESADLIPGAEFRLVRGAGHMTFLEKPQEYAQVLTDFLTRIGHV
- a CDS encoding alpha/beta fold hydrolase, encoding MSDLILVHGAGHGAWCWDLVLPELAALGLPARALDLPGHGQDRTPPADITLDLYATAILSRIDRPAVLVGHSAGGFAIAAAAQRRPDLVSRLIYLTAWIPAPGQSLADLRRAARPTALTRALRPSPDRLTYSFAPETYADTFAHDAPTDRIARARANLCPEPVAPHETPLTALPDTPAFALFCDDDRAIPPALQRAMAHAIPARRTASLPTSHSPFLSQPQALAQTLARLATSPA
- a CDS encoding mandelate racemase/muconate lactonizing enzyme family protein; protein product: MKLKDLEIFVVAPPFPGWGGRYWIFPKLTTDTGITGYGECYASTVGPKAMQAVIEDVFERHMLGENPENIELMFRRAYSSGFTQRPDPTVMGAFAGLEIACWDILGKARNRPVWALLGGRMNDRIRSYTYLYPEPGKESAEFWVSPEAAAEAAIRFVDMGFTAVKFDPAGPYTIRGGHEPAMSDISRSVAFCKAIREAVGDRADLLFGTHGQFTTPGAIRMGRELEPYNPLWYEEPIPPDNLLEFAAVAAQVRVPLATGERLTTKYEFGTLLRAGGVKILQPALGRVGGIWEAKKIAAMAEIFNAEMAPHLYAGPVEWAANVHFAASIPNLLIAETIETGGAFHLKLIRNSIRWDDGYILPPEAPGLGIDFDEDLARAHPFTGTGLHLQMQEAPCDYRHGNRFEGGAPRKEGD
- a CDS encoding GNAT family N-acetyltransferase → MAVSIAAESPLTPDLGLLFERHTADMHADTPPESIHMMDRGALEAPGISFFVLRDGGVPLAMGAFKRIDGTHAEIKSMHVLAEHRGRGLSRAMLDHLVAEARAAGILRLSLETGSQDAFAPARGLYARAGFLECPPFDGYVLDPNSVYMTRLIG
- a CDS encoding ETC complex I subunit, whose amino-acid sequence is MRARIYQPAKTAMQSGTAKTHAWVLEYGQSSAREVDPLMGWTSSSDTQTQVRLRFETKEEALAYAKAKGIEVTVTEPHQRKPVIRPRGYGENFATDRKGAWTH
- a CDS encoding calcium-binding protein → MPFTLTDADDSFPTGPQDNSGDDAINALLGNDTVLAGTGNDTVVGGGGNDSILGEAGDDLIDGNGDNDTVYGGDGGDVLGGQEGNDRLYGDAGDDQVSGGIGNDFLYGGLNRDTLFGEGGNDRLLAGEDDDSLSGGAGFDTLYGGGGNDTLSFGLDGDSAFGDGGNDLFQLDTPGTGVADGGAGRDSITGGTTFDLTGVTPTGIETLLVSQGLIGVTNVVATAAQYAQFIRIEDTFALSDVTRLGITTDGAVDFSAKLAPGLKLYVTLANGIGSDVVGGRWADTIVGGIGNDTISGSSGADSLIGGEGANLIDGGTGIDTMEGGSGNDTFRVQEQADVITGNGGFDEVWTDLSTYTVHQFISRAVYAGASDWRCIGSTGLGSTGDNEIVGGAGSDTLNGGNGTFSGNDKLYGNEGNDRLIGGFGFDLLDGGLGNDTMIGGNDNDTYVVNSALDSIVEAFGGGTDTVQTNLSYVLGAELENLTLTGSANRNGTGNALDNLLTGNAGANLLSGQDGNDTLQGNAGADTLTGGLGADRFIFTALAQSPAIPGAHDEIADFSSAQGDRIDLSALDPLPAAGDQAFALDLNGDFARGEIRLTQQGADLLVEINADADAAADLALLLRNTASLAAGDFVL